One stretch of Nakamurella alba DNA includes these proteins:
- a CDS encoding transglutaminase family protein encodes MTTTLPGPAGPPPAPAPPVRHAPPAPTGPEPPAVPERPLAIVPCLVGAAAIIAGSSALGSIISGTSWLLPLVEVVLVVTLIGIGGRMIRFPAAVTVLVQLIALSVALTALFTSSGYGGVIPNFAAAREAGTLLAGAWEQILGTVPPADSTPELGFLIAAAVGLSALIVDFLIAEAQAPALVALPLLCLYSVPASMADEMLPWYAFAAPAALYALLLAVAGQRGRHTGMRAGFGLAINGTLTAALAVVAAVGIAGTVTVIGTEGKLPQNTATTGEIGLSPFTSLSGDLIRAEARDLLTVSGLNEPEYLRTTALTEWTNNQGWSVGTLRNDGLDSVPGPQSVPTAARVQSLDFRDRFLPAYKSTTGVSGLAPGWGYDAALGTFFRDDPLNPVSYTLEVDESKPTADDLAADTVTGGGVLTAIGDLPQTVRDEAERVTAAQDTPFGKAQALQEWFTNPANGFVYSLSVPQGNSGNLLVDFLDNKQGYCEQYASAMAVMLRSLDIPARVAIGFTQGELQDDGSYVINSHDAHAWVEVLFDNYGWIQFDPTPLVNGQGGLDDYLPGDGTTGPSESSAAPSESAGADPSESGALGNPLELDDDQNPSSTATQTDITVAGGGAKATRWWWPLLGWILLVVVVLAAILLTPSLIRRGRRRRRLALATAGGPGAAGAAWAEIEDSAIDHGLPVNASESARVTANRLAKRAHLDPGDRERLRGVVLAAEWDWYGAGDDPAPAATDPGLSDSEATVVLNGAGRSGAAGHGAGANGAGANGAVANGADDGAGGVATLTAARPRQSGADHARAATAVVTGLDEHVRLGPIDKWWPRSLRMGR; translated from the coding sequence ATGACGACGACTCTCCCCGGGCCCGCCGGTCCCCCGCCCGCACCGGCACCGCCGGTGCGGCACGCTCCCCCGGCGCCGACGGGTCCGGAGCCGCCCGCGGTCCCGGAGCGGCCGCTGGCGATCGTGCCGTGCCTGGTAGGTGCGGCCGCCATCATCGCCGGTTCCTCCGCCCTCGGTTCCATCATCTCCGGCACCAGCTGGCTGCTGCCGCTGGTCGAGGTGGTCCTGGTGGTCACGCTGATCGGCATCGGCGGCCGGATGATCCGGTTCCCCGCCGCGGTCACCGTGCTGGTCCAGCTCATCGCGCTGTCGGTGGCGCTCACCGCGCTGTTCACCAGCAGCGGCTACGGCGGGGTGATCCCAAACTTCGCCGCCGCCCGGGAGGCCGGCACCCTGCTCGCCGGCGCCTGGGAGCAGATCCTCGGCACCGTCCCACCGGCCGACTCCACCCCCGAGCTCGGCTTCCTCATCGCCGCCGCCGTCGGGTTGTCCGCACTGATCGTCGACTTCCTGATCGCCGAGGCACAGGCCCCGGCACTGGTCGCGCTGCCGCTGCTCTGCCTGTACTCGGTGCCGGCCTCGATGGCCGACGAGATGCTGCCCTGGTACGCCTTCGCCGCCCCGGCCGCGCTCTACGCGCTGCTGCTGGCGGTCGCCGGGCAACGCGGCCGGCACACCGGTATGCGGGCCGGGTTCGGGCTGGCGATCAACGGCACCCTCACCGCGGCGCTGGCCGTGGTGGCCGCAGTCGGGATCGCCGGGACGGTGACCGTCATCGGCACCGAGGGCAAGCTCCCCCAGAACACGGCCACCACCGGTGAGATCGGCCTGTCCCCGTTCACCAGCCTGTCCGGCGACCTGATCCGGGCCGAGGCCCGCGACCTGCTCACGGTGAGCGGCCTGAACGAGCCCGAATACCTGCGCACCACCGCGCTCACCGAGTGGACCAACAACCAGGGGTGGTCGGTCGGCACGCTGCGCAACGACGGTCTGGATAGCGTCCCCGGCCCGCAGTCGGTCCCGACCGCGGCGCGGGTGCAGTCGCTGGACTTCCGCGATCGCTTCCTGCCGGCCTACAAGAGCACCACCGGGGTCAGCGGCCTGGCCCCCGGCTGGGGTTACGACGCCGCGCTCGGCACGTTCTTCCGCGACGACCCGCTGAACCCGGTCAGCTACACCCTCGAGGTCGACGAGTCCAAGCCGACCGCCGATGACCTGGCCGCCGACACCGTCACCGGCGGCGGGGTGCTCACCGCGATCGGTGACCTGCCGCAGACCGTCCGCGACGAGGCGGAGCGGGTGACGGCCGCCCAGGACACCCCGTTCGGCAAGGCCCAGGCGCTGCAGGAGTGGTTCACCAACCCGGCCAACGGCTTCGTCTACAGCCTGTCCGTGCCGCAGGGCAACAGCGGCAACCTGCTGGTGGACTTCCTCGACAACAAGCAGGGCTACTGCGAGCAGTACGCCTCCGCCATGGCGGTCATGCTGCGCTCGCTGGACATCCCGGCCCGGGTGGCGATCGGCTTCACCCAGGGCGAATTGCAGGACGACGGCAGCTACGTCATCAACAGCCACGACGCGCACGCCTGGGTCGAGGTGCTCTTCGACAACTACGGCTGGATCCAGTTCGATCCCACCCCGCTGGTCAACGGCCAGGGCGGGCTCGACGATTACCTGCCGGGCGACGGCACCACCGGCCCCAGCGAGAGCAGCGCCGCCCCGAGCGAGTCCGCCGGCGCCGACCCCTCGGAGTCGGGTGCCCTGGGCAACCCGCTCGAGCTGGACGACGATCAGAACCCGTCGTCCACCGCCACGCAGACCGACATCACCGTCGCCGGTGGCGGCGCCAAGGCGACCCGCTGGTGGTGGCCGCTGCTCGGCTGGATCCTGCTGGTGGTCGTGGTGCTGGCCGCGATCCTGCTGACCCCGTCGCTGATCCGGCGCGGCCGCCGCCGCCGGCGCCTGGCACTGGCCACCGCCGGCGGTCCGGGTGCGGCCGGGGCGGCCTGGGCCGAGATCGAGGACAGCGCAATCGATCACGGGCTCCCGGTCAACGCCTCCGAGTCCGCGCGGGTGACCGCGAACCGGCTCGCCAAACGCGCCCACCTCGACCCGGGCGACCGGGAACGGCTGCGCGGTGTCGTGCTCGCCGCCGAATGGGACTGGTACGGCGCCGGCGACGATCCGGCACCGGCTGCTACGGATCCTGGTCTATCCGACAGCGAGGCGACGGTGGTCCTCAACGGGGCCGGCCGCAGCGGTGCTGCAGGTCATGGCGCCGGCGCGAACGGTGCCGGCGCAAACGGGGCGGTGGCGAACGGGGCGGACGACGGTGCAGGCGGGGTGGCGACCCTGACCGCGGCCCGGCCCCGGCAGTCCGGCGCCGACCACGCCCGCGCCGCCACCGCCGTGGTCACCGGGCTCGACGAGCACGTCCGGCTCGGCCCGATCGACAAGTGGTGGCCGCGGTCCCTCCGGATGGGTCGCTGA
- a CDS encoding class I SAM-dependent methyltransferase yields MTRIGAPVDPVTAALGDLLGGLSGARVLDVGGGSGTRAVPLALAGCTVTVLDASIDALAILRRRAADAGVAESVVAVQADAEGVAGTVAPGSADLVLCHQLLEEIDDPAAVVGAVAQALVPGGVLSVLTAGRGAAVVAQARAGRPAEAAAILQDSDGRWGAGDPLRRRFDEESLRALLTGAGLVVESVTGSGAVAGLLAAGGTTAPRQWPADDSATADLERVLAAHPVFKELAPELHAVGRRPAD; encoded by the coding sequence ATGACCCGCATCGGTGCCCCCGTGGATCCGGTCACCGCCGCGCTCGGTGACCTGCTCGGCGGGCTGTCCGGGGCCCGGGTGCTCGACGTCGGCGGCGGCAGCGGCACCCGCGCCGTACCGCTTGCCCTGGCCGGGTGCACGGTCACCGTGCTCGATGCGTCGATCGATGCCCTGGCGATCCTCCGGCGCCGGGCCGCCGACGCGGGCGTCGCGGAGTCCGTCGTCGCCGTGCAGGCCGACGCCGAGGGTGTCGCCGGCACCGTCGCCCCCGGATCGGCGGACCTGGTGCTCTGCCATCAGTTGCTCGAGGAGATCGACGATCCCGCCGCGGTCGTCGGTGCGGTCGCCCAGGCGCTGGTTCCAGGCGGGGTGCTCTCCGTGCTGACCGCCGGTCGGGGTGCCGCGGTGGTCGCCCAGGCCCGGGCCGGCCGTCCGGCCGAGGCCGCCGCGATCCTGCAGGACAGCGACGGACGGTGGGGGGCCGGGGATCCGCTGCGCCGCCGGTTCGACGAGGAGTCGTTGCGCGCCCTGCTCACCGGGGCCGGGCTGGTGGTCGAGTCGGTGACCGGATCCGGTGCGGTCGCCGGGCTGCTCGCCGCCGGCGGCACCACCGCACCCCGGCAGTGGCCGGCCGACGACTCCGCCACTGCGGATCTCGAGCGCGTGCTCGCCGCACACCCGGTGTTCAAGGAGCTCGCACCTGAGCTGCACGCCGTCGGGCGCCGGCCCGCGGACTGA
- the dinB gene encoding DNA polymerase IV, whose translation MAHRAEHRRYVTRDPESVDDSACGVLHVDMDAFFASVELLRHPELAGRPMMVAGVGARGVVLSATYEARRSGIRSGMPTGRARMLCPGLEIVPPDHRRYREVSEQVMAIFGDVTPLVEPLSVDEAFLDVSGARRSAGRPVHIARRLRERIRNDLGLTATVGLAASKFMAKLASGLAKPDGLLVVPPADVRPLLDPLPVRALWGVGPRTATSLESLGFTTVGEIARTDRAALMRAIGPAIGAKLHDLANGLDDRSVSTEHVEASIGAETTFETDLGDRRRIDLTLLELAEKTARRARAAGMRGRTVAIKVRYADFTTLSRSITLPAPTDLSGTVHATALALLDRINLIGRKIRLVGVRLEGLVPAGEATEQLTLGEETEKPGWREAEGVLDRVSARFGSAAVRRASLLPQHEE comes from the coding sequence ATGGCCCACCGGGCGGAGCACCGCCGGTACGTCACCCGTGATCCGGAGTCGGTCGACGACTCGGCGTGCGGGGTGCTGCACGTCGACATGGACGCGTTCTTCGCCTCGGTCGAGCTACTGCGTCACCCGGAGCTGGCCGGGCGCCCGATGATGGTCGCCGGGGTCGGGGCGCGTGGGGTGGTGCTGTCGGCGACCTACGAGGCCCGGCGGTCCGGGATCCGGTCCGGGATGCCGACCGGTCGCGCCCGGATGCTGTGCCCCGGACTGGAGATCGTGCCGCCGGACCACCGCCGCTACCGCGAGGTGTCCGAGCAGGTGATGGCGATCTTCGGTGACGTCACCCCGCTGGTCGAGCCGCTCTCCGTGGACGAGGCGTTCCTGGACGTGTCGGGGGCGCGCCGGTCGGCGGGACGGCCGGTGCACATCGCCCGCCGGCTCCGCGAACGCATCCGGAACGATCTCGGACTGACCGCGACGGTCGGTCTGGCGGCGAGCAAGTTCATGGCCAAGCTCGCCTCCGGGCTGGCCAAGCCGGACGGGCTGCTCGTCGTGCCGCCGGCGGACGTGCGACCGCTGCTCGACCCGCTGCCGGTGCGGGCGTTGTGGGGCGTCGGCCCACGGACCGCCACCTCGCTCGAATCCCTCGGGTTCACCACCGTCGGCGAGATCGCCCGCACCGACCGGGCCGCACTCATGCGGGCCATCGGCCCGGCGATCGGTGCGAAGCTGCACGACCTGGCCAACGGACTCGACGACCGCTCCGTGTCCACCGAACACGTCGAGGCCTCGATCGGTGCCGAGACCACCTTCGAGACCGACCTCGGCGACCGTCGCCGGATCGACCTCACCCTGCTCGAGCTCGCCGAGAAGACCGCCCGGCGGGCGCGGGCCGCGGGCATGCGCGGCCGCACGGTGGCGATCAAGGTCCGGTACGCCGACTTCACCACGCTCAGCCGGTCGATCACCCTGCCCGCACCGACCGACCTGTCCGGCACCGTGCACGCGACCGCGCTCGCCCTGCTCGACCGGATCAATCTGATCGGTCGGAAGATCCGGCTGGTGGGGGTCCGGTTGGAGGGGCTGGTCCCGGCGGGGGAGGCGACCGAACAGCTGACCCTCGGCGAGGAGACAGAGAAACCCGGCTGGCGAGAGGCCGAAGGGGTGCTGGACCGGGTGAGCGCGCGGTTCGGCTCCGCGGCCGTGCGTCGTGCCTCGCTGCTGCCGCAGCACGAGGAGTGA
- a CDS encoding AAA family ATPase — protein sequence MSLPGTGGAAAAESVAAVGGRIAAAVSQVVIGKPDVVRLAVVALLTEGHLLIEDVPGTGKTSLAKSLARAVDATVSRVQFTPDLMPSDVTGVSIYDRQKSTFEFRPGPVFANIVVADEINRASPKTQSALLEAMEERQVTVDGTTYPLQRPFLVLATQNPVEMEGTYPLPEAQRDRFLARTTIGYPDPASELAMLAGRDRIDPLDQLRPVTDAATVSRMIDLVAQVHIAPEVRQYIVDLVRATRAMPEVRLGASPRAVLHLARAAKAAAALDGRGFVLPDDVQRLAGPVLGHRLLLTVEAHHAARRSPEEIVGMLLGRVRVPRGSRA from the coding sequence ATCTCCCTGCCGGGCACCGGCGGGGCCGCCGCCGCGGAGTCGGTCGCCGCGGTGGGTGGACGCATCGCGGCCGCCGTGTCCCAGGTCGTCATCGGCAAGCCGGACGTGGTCCGCCTCGCTGTCGTCGCGCTGCTCACCGAGGGCCACCTGCTGATCGAGGACGTCCCCGGCACCGGCAAGACCAGCCTGGCCAAGTCCCTGGCGCGCGCCGTCGACGCCACCGTCTCCCGGGTGCAGTTCACCCCGGACCTGATGCCCAGTGATGTGACCGGCGTCAGCATCTACGACCGGCAGAAGAGCACCTTCGAGTTCCGGCCGGGTCCGGTGTTCGCCAACATCGTGGTCGCCGACGAGATCAACCGGGCCTCGCCCAAGACCCAGTCCGCACTGCTGGAGGCGATGGAGGAACGGCAGGTCACCGTCGACGGCACCACCTACCCCCTGCAGCGCCCGTTCCTGGTGCTGGCCACGCAGAACCCGGTGGAGATGGAGGGCACCTACCCGTTGCCCGAGGCGCAGCGCGACCGGTTCCTGGCCCGCACCACCATCGGCTACCCGGACCCGGCGTCCGAGCTGGCCATGCTGGCCGGCCGGGACCGCATCGACCCGCTGGACCAGCTGCGCCCGGTCACCGACGCCGCGACCGTCTCCCGGATGATCGATCTGGTGGCCCAGGTGCACATCGCGCCCGAGGTCCGGCAGTACATCGTCGACCTGGTCCGGGCCACCCGCGCGATGCCGGAGGTGCGGCTGGGTGCGTCACCACGCGCCGTGCTGCACCTGGCCCGGGCGGCCAAGGCCGCCGCCGCGCTGGACGGCCGTGGTTTCGTGCTGCCGGACGACGTCCAGCGGCTGGCCGGCCCGGTGCTCGGACACCGCCTGCTGCTCACCGTCGAGGCGCACCACGCCGCGCGGCGGTCCCCCGAGGAGATCGTCGGCATGTTGCTGGGACGGGTGCGGGTGCCGCGTGGCAGCCGCGCCTGA
- a CDS encoding DUF3040 domain-containing protein, producing MPLSEHEQRMLDEIERALYQDDPKFATSVNVTRLRRRRPILAGLAFLLGLVMLVVGVIASQSLLALGVIVSVVGFLVMVGSVGLFVFGQPGGGRAATRSPENTKAAGSNTLSDRMEERFRRRFDEQG from the coding sequence ATGCCGCTCTCCGAGCACGAGCAGAGAATGCTCGATGAAATCGAACGCGCCCTCTATCAGGACGACCCGAAGTTCGCGACCAGCGTCAACGTGACACGGCTCCGACGCCGTCGACCGATACTGGCCGGACTAGCCTTCCTCCTCGGGTTGGTGATGCTGGTCGTCGGCGTGATCGCCTCCCAGTCCCTGCTCGCGCTCGGCGTGATCGTCAGCGTCGTCGGGTTCCTGGTGATGGTCGGATCCGTCGGCCTCTTCGTCTTCGGGCAGCCCGGCGGTGGTCGTGCGGCGACCCGCTCGCCGGAGAACACCAAGGCCGCCGGCAGCAACACCCTGTCCGACCGCATGGAAGAACGCTTCCGACGCCGGTTCGACGAGCAGGGCTGA
- a CDS encoding ParA family protein: MLVASVLSLKGGVGKTTVTLGLVSAAIHRGMSTVLVDLDPQTNSTLTVDVPPGGTAAGGPGVAGVLDDPRRGVVADALRPSPWSDLLRVLPGSEDTERHNHPDPGAKKLARLQTALEKLDPAPELVLIDCPPSLGQLTRSSLWAADRAVLVTEPSLYAVTGVQRALEAVQQERTSRGHLQPLGVVVNRVRPRVSEHEFRLAELRDLFGPLILSPTLPDRTAIQQAEGAGTPIHKWPSAGAKEVAGMFDQLLDRLLRSGRTGAARSGSGRGGSGRGGSGRGSR; this comes from the coding sequence GTGCTGGTCGCCTCTGTGCTCAGTCTGAAGGGCGGGGTCGGCAAGACCACCGTGACCCTCGGCCTCGTCTCCGCCGCGATCCATCGCGGGATGTCCACCGTGCTGGTCGACCTCGATCCGCAGACGAACTCGACGCTCACCGTCGACGTCCCGCCGGGCGGGACCGCCGCCGGCGGACCCGGTGTCGCCGGGGTGCTCGACGATCCGCGGCGCGGCGTGGTTGCCGACGCTCTGCGTCCCTCGCCCTGGTCCGACCTGCTGCGGGTACTGCCCGGCAGCGAGGACACCGAGCGGCACAACCATCCCGACCCCGGCGCCAAGAAACTCGCCCGGTTGCAGACCGCGCTCGAGAAGCTCGATCCGGCGCCGGAACTCGTCCTGATCGACTGCCCACCGTCGCTGGGCCAGCTGACCCGCAGCTCGCTCTGGGCCGCCGACCGGGCCGTGCTGGTCACCGAGCCGTCGCTGTACGCGGTGACCGGCGTGCAGCGGGCACTCGAGGCGGTACAGCAGGAACGGACCTCCCGCGGCCACCTGCAGCCGCTCGGCGTGGTGGTCAACCGGGTGCGACCACGGGTGTCGGAGCACGAGTTCCGGCTCGCGGAGCTGCGGGACCTGTTCGGACCGCTCATCCTCTCCCCGACGCTGCCCGACCGGACCGCCATCCAGCAGGCCGAGGGCGCCGGCACCCCGATCCACAAGTGGCCGTCGGCCGGGGCGAAGGAGGTCGCCGGCATGTTCGACCAACTACTCGACCGGCTGCTGCGTTCCGGCCGCACCGGCGCAGCCCGGTCCGGGTCGGGCCGGGGCGGATCGGGCCGGGGCGGATCGGGACGCGGGTCACGCTGA
- a CDS encoding DUF58 domain-containing protein, with protein sequence MAAAPDKARRKGPGGRGLTTRGRCLLAGGVAAGICAIVLDERDLLRVGLLAIALPVLAVLFTALRRSQLSVEHRVRPERLQPGSQGWVTLVVRNTGQTRSQSIDIAEEAVDGLTPGVRWLISPIRRGGEAEVRYPYQASRRGRFVLGPPLIRFYDPFDLWEEHRTLDVRTEVLVLPSLVPLTGMPRGSGVRSAASGRAALGTVGGDPDVGVRPYRSGDDIRTIHWRASARHDDLVVRLDEPVSHGGATVLLDHRGRELPGGDRSAPLETGVTIAASVALHLLAADNEVRLTDQRARVLAEGHDISDDVLAGLAVIEPDDDATFAAPSVGRTGLLIAVVGDLARSDAVALASAKNRSVNAIAFVLRTADWSLPEGVRPPPGVPDPDCTGVLEAAGWRVVVVGRGDDLGTAWRRACSAADAGIRPGPQTVGAQR encoded by the coding sequence GTGGCAGCCGCGCCTGACAAGGCCCGGCGCAAGGGGCCGGGCGGACGTGGCCTGACCACCCGGGGGCGCTGCCTGCTCGCCGGCGGGGTCGCCGCCGGGATCTGCGCCATCGTGCTGGACGAGCGGGACCTGCTGCGGGTGGGGCTGCTGGCCATCGCCCTGCCGGTCCTCGCCGTCCTCTTCACCGCTCTGCGCCGCAGCCAGCTCTCGGTCGAGCACCGGGTCCGGCCGGAGCGCCTGCAACCGGGTTCGCAGGGCTGGGTCACCCTGGTCGTGCGGAACACCGGGCAGACCCGGAGCCAGTCGATCGACATCGCCGAGGAAGCCGTCGACGGCCTGACACCCGGTGTGCGCTGGCTGATCTCGCCGATCCGCCGGGGCGGGGAGGCGGAGGTCCGCTACCCGTACCAGGCGTCGCGGCGCGGTCGTTTCGTGCTCGGTCCGCCGCTGATCCGCTTCTACGACCCGTTCGACCTGTGGGAGGAGCACCGCACCCTCGATGTCCGCACCGAGGTGCTGGTGCTGCCGTCGCTGGTACCGCTCACCGGCATGCCGCGCGGCTCCGGTGTGCGGTCGGCCGCGTCCGGCCGGGCCGCGCTCGGCACGGTCGGCGGTGACCCGGACGTCGGCGTCCGGCCCTACCGCAGCGGCGACGACATCCGCACGATCCACTGGCGGGCCTCGGCCCGGCACGACGACCTGGTGGTCCGCCTCGACGAGCCGGTCTCGCACGGTGGCGCCACCGTGCTGCTCGACCACCGGGGCCGCGAACTGCCCGGCGGCGATCGGTCCGCACCGCTGGAGACCGGGGTGACCATCGCCGCATCGGTGGCGCTGCACCTGCTGGCCGCCGACAACGAGGTCCGGCTCACCGATCAGCGGGCCCGGGTGCTGGCCGAGGGCCACGACATCTCCGACGACGTCCTGGCCGGTCTGGCCGTGATCGAGCCCGACGACGACGCCACCTTCGCGGCGCCCTCGGTCGGCCGCACCGGGCTGCTGATCGCCGTCGTCGGCGACCTGGCCCGGTCCGATGCGGTCGCGCTCGCCTCGGCCAAGAACCGCTCCGTCAACGCGATCGCCTTCGTGCTGCGGACCGCCGACTGGTCGCTGCCGGAGGGTGTCAGGCCGCCTCCGGGAGTCCCCGACCCGGACTGCACCGGTGTGCTGGAGGCCGCCGGGTGGCGGGTGGTCGTGGTCGGCCGCGGCGACGACCTCGGCACCGCATGGCGTCGGGCCTGCTCGGCGGCCGACGCCGGGATCCGTCCGGGACCGCAGACAGTGGGTGCGCAGCGATGA
- a CDS encoding GNAT family N-acetyltransferase, with product MTAVPVPVVDLCPEDFRRRLPELVALYAAAMRYPEGIVEGRVPLWDDHSRRAGFACRIALDPDGRISGLAYGYTGRPGQWWYSEVSRGLGPHAAAWMSDFFELTELHVRPDRQGAGLGQALLTDLLSDRRERTVLLSTPEGTNRAWRLYRRMDFVDVLRDYRFTGDPRPFGVLGRPLPLPPAQPA from the coding sequence GTGACGGCCGTGCCGGTCCCCGTGGTGGACCTCTGCCCGGAGGACTTCCGGCGCCGGCTGCCCGAACTCGTGGCCCTGTACGCAGCGGCGATGCGGTACCCGGAAGGCATCGTCGAGGGTCGGGTCCCGCTGTGGGACGACCACAGCCGGCGGGCCGGGTTCGCCTGCCGGATCGCACTGGATCCCGACGGGCGGATCAGCGGACTCGCCTACGGCTACACCGGCCGGCCCGGCCAGTGGTGGTACTCGGAGGTCAGCCGCGGACTGGGACCCCATGCCGCGGCCTGGATGTCGGACTTCTTCGAGCTCACCGAACTGCACGTCCGGCCCGACCGGCAGGGCGCCGGCCTGGGCCAGGCACTGCTCACCGACCTGTTGAGCGACCGGCGCGAGCGCACCGTGCTGCTGTCGACACCGGAGGGCACCAACCGCGCCTGGCGGCTCTACCGCCGGATGGACTTCGTCGACGTGCTGCGCGACTACCGGTTCACCGGGGACCCGCGTCCGTTCGGCGTGCTCGGCCGGCCACTACCGCTTCCGCCGGCCCAACCCGCCTGA
- a CDS encoding SAV_6107 family HEPN domain-containing protein — protein sequence MSTIALFDRSLVAVPVGVRGRGDRSMPGRAQSADPVGPSAAATALFRVEADSTPDPAGAAGPTPTVPTAPPGPPGGRTAGRPRRGPSRARPAPRAGGVTTPRRGRSGRTGADGLRAVPAGAGPIGASLAEGGGVMSGPVPQATRDLLADAGRGLGRAVAAQDVAERYAAAHLAALRAAAAVLSTRAQPGRGRRASAWDLLARLAPELGEWAAFFAAGSAKRQAAEAGISRLISAREADDMLRQAAEFVELIEQKVGRAASRSA from the coding sequence ATGAGCACCATCGCGCTGTTCGACCGGTCCCTGGTGGCCGTGCCGGTCGGTGTCCGTGGGCGGGGTGACCGATCGATGCCCGGCCGCGCGCAGTCCGCCGACCCGGTCGGCCCGTCCGCTGCGGCCACCGCGCTCTTCCGGGTCGAGGCGGACAGCACCCCGGACCCGGCCGGTGCCGCGGGACCGACCCCGACCGTGCCCACGGCACCGCCGGGTCCGCCGGGCGGCCGGACCGCCGGTCGCCCGCGCCGGGGCCCGTCGCGGGCGCGCCCGGCGCCACGGGCCGGCGGCGTGACCACACCCCGGCGCGGGCGGTCCGGCCGGACGGGCGCCGATGGACTTCGTGCGGTGCCGGCGGGTGCCGGGCCGATCGGTGCATCACTTGCGGAAGGTGGAGGAGTCATGTCCGGACCGGTGCCCCAGGCCACCCGGGATCTGCTGGCCGACGCGGGACGCGGGCTCGGCCGCGCCGTCGCCGCGCAGGACGTCGCGGAGCGCTACGCCGCGGCACACCTCGCTGCTCTCCGGGCGGCCGCGGCGGTGCTGTCCACCCGGGCGCAGCCCGGCCGCGGTCGGCGGGCCAGCGCCTGGGACCTGTTGGCCCGACTGGCTCCCGAGCTGGGTGAGTGGGCCGCCTTCTTCGCGGCCGGTTCGGCGAAGCGGCAGGCGGCCGAGGCCGGGATCTCCCGGCTCATCTCGGCGCGCGAGGCCGATGACATGCTGCGACAGGCGGCGGAGTTCGTCGAGCTGATCGAGCAGAAGGTGGGGCGGGCAGCCAGCAGGTCAGCGTGA